ttacctGTGGGGAGAAAAAGGCCTCCTATCTTTCTTGCTTTGGTATTGCACCATGTTTCAAGAGTCTTCtaaaggaaaaagtcaaatctTCAAAGGGATATGTGCTTTTGTTTGATGAAAGTTTGAATCACGAACTGCAAAAGAAGCAGATGGATTTCCATGTTCGCATCTGGAATCATGACAAAGTTGAAACTCGCTATTATGATTCACAATTTCTTGGGCATTCTAGTGCAGAGGATATGCTTCAAAAGTTTCATTCTTGCAAAGAGGACTTGAGCTGTAGAAATCTGATTCAACTCTCTATGGATGGGCCCAAGGTTAACtggaaattttatgaaatggtAGAGCAAGAATTGAAGAGTGATTTCAGTTGCACTCTCCTTAACACAGGCAGTTGTGGTATACATGTTGTGCATGGAGCTTTTAAGGATGGTTGTGATGCAGCTGGATGGACGGTGCAGAAAACTCTCTCCAGTCTTTACTGGCTGTTTAAAGACAGTCCGGCTCGAAGAGAAGACTACATTAGAATAACTGGTAGCAGTGTATTCCCCCTAAAATTCTGCCAGCACCGGTGGTTAGAGAATGTGTCAGTTGCCGAGCGAGCACTGGAAGTGTGGCCTCACATTGTCAAATACATTAATGCTGTTAAGGCAAAGAAAGTTACTGATCCCAAGTCCAAATCTTACGAGACCATTAGCAGTAGTTGCTGTGATCCCTTGATGCCAGCAAAGATTGCCTTCTTCTCATCAGTGGCAAAACAGATCAATCCTTTTCTCACAGCATTTCAGACTGATAAACCTATGCTGCCATTCATGAGTATCAGTTTGTACACTTTGTTGAAATCATTGTTGAATAGGTTTATCAAGGGTGAACTTGTTACCGAGGCAACATCTCCTCTGAAGATCCTGAGGTTGAAGCCCACTGATAAAGAACAGCAGTTAGACTACCAGAAAGTTGATGTTGGCTTTGTGGCACAACACatgctgaaagaaaaatctgGGAAATTGAGTGAAAGGCAAGTTCTTCAATTCAGAATGGAATGTAAAgattttcttgcaaaaacaGCCTCTAAACTGCTTGACAAAACACCAATAAATTATCGACTAGTAAGAAGTATGTCTTGTCTGGATCCAAGGCTAATGGCATCAGAGAAAGAAGGATgtgtcaaaaaaatgaaaagagttcTTGAAATTCTTGTGGAAGCCCACAGATTGAAGGCTGATGAGTGTGATGAGGTGATATATCAGTTTGGACAGTTTTTGGATGAATGTGCAGGTAATCCTGACTTTGAAGATTTTGACCCTAGTGAATCCTCTTTAAGAGTCGACACACTGTTATATGAACACATGGCTGGTAATAAGCAACTGGCAAAAGCATGGGGGGTAGTTGAATTATTGCTGCTAATGTCTCATGGTCAAGCCACAGTTGAAAGAGGATTTTCTGTAAACAAAGAAGTGGCAGTTGAGAACCTGTCGGAAAGATCGTTCATTGCACAGAGGATTATTCATGATCATATTGAATCAGTTGGAGGCCTTGCCAATGTAAAAATCTCAAAGCAACTACTTATGGCATCTGCTGGAGCGCGACAGAAATATATTTCCTATCTAGAAGAGCAGAAGAGAATTAAAGTGTCCCAGGAAAACACGCTTAAAAGAAAGGCAGCAATGGATGGGATTGATgtgctgaagaagaaaaaacggCAAATTGAAACTGATATAGAGGCTCTTTTAAAGACTGCAGATGAATTTGCAGATAGGGCTGAAGATTCAAGAAACCTTACTTGGGTTGCCAAATCAAACAGTTTGCGAAGATCTGCCAAGGAAAAAAGGGCAGTCTTAAAGGACATTGAAGAGCAGTTGGAAGGAAAGCTCCAAgagctgaaaaataattaaccCCACTTTGAATCCCAAGATGTGAATATTAATTCTACTTAGTATCAGTCACGGATTTCTGATGTTACTTCTGAGATATTAAGAGTTCAATGAAAGAAGTTgatattctctgttttctttgttctcatttgTATGTCTGACAATGTGTTGAAATTGAAAGTAGAAATGAATCTTTTATACTTAtgagagtgaaagagttaaggtGAATTTTGGAGTCctggaaaaataatctgaagcctggaaaagtcctggaaaagtcctggaaaattgtttctgaaaaagggtacgAACCCTGTAGTCATGTTCGTCTTGGACGTAAATGCTAACGGTGAGCTTGTGCTATGTTAGTGCTGTTATTAAAAGTCCTCTGGTAAAATTGGTACAcatgaattttctctttcctaCCCCTAACAATATTAAAGTTAAAACCTAAATAATCTTAGGTACAAAAGACATTTTTGCCAGCAACGTTAAGGCTTACTTTTGAACCCTATAGGGTGTTTTATCATTGAATGCATCAATTAAAGAATACAATGACAatgatatttaattatttttattccacATTGCTTGAATACTATGTTGCACAAAATGGTGTGGAAAGCTAAGACTATTTCTCACAATGTAtatataaaacaatttaaacaacAATGATAACACTTTTCACTACTTAAAAAGACCTGGCTATCAGCAGTGTCCCAGTGTATCTTTACATCCAAACACAGTTATCTATAATGAAAATAACCTTTGAACAACATTAACCATCAGAAATATCGTAAACAACACTCGTGTATATTTTACCAGAAATAAGTTAGAAGGTCTGGGGAGTCAACACCAAAATAATCCGAAATGATGTTCCCATATAGGCATGTGTGGGCATTTTGAAGAATTCCACAAACCAGGTACATTTTGCCAACAGGGCTAAGGCCAATCTTTAGCTGTTTTTGGAACTCAACAAACTTGTAGTAATTTAAAATGCAGCCAAACATCCATTCGACAGCTACTCTGACTTCACTCATATGATCATTGAATCTTGCCATCTGTGGGGTGAGGGGAACATTTCTAAATGGAGCTTGTAAATGGATGCCTAAAGGATATGCCGGGTCGCCGTACAAACATGACGGCCTCCCATCATTTGCCCATGCAACTACTAGGAGATCCCTTAGTAAGCCTGATTCACAGAGCATCGTGGCATCGTGCCTTCGCCCCTCATAGGGTCCATTTAGGTTGGCTATGAGCCCATTTGGAAGAACaacattctgaaattttaaTGCATGCGCACGTTTGTGTCCATTGTAAACTTCACCCTGATTATTCTTTGGGCGAGATATCTTGCACAAGGTCCCGTCCACAAAGCCAAAACAGTATTGAAGAGGAGCTCCACGGGCATGAATGCTTTGAGCATATTGTTCTAGAGCTGGTGTATTAAGAAAAGGTTGGTTCCAAGAATTTAAACGATGTTGGTGTGTCTGGTAAACAAAGTCTAAAACGTGATTGAAGATCAAACAAAGTTCAGTTGGATTCCTGCCAAAACGCATCACCATATCAGTAAATCTACAAGGAAAAGCAAGTCGTTTAACAAGATGCAAAGGCCTTCCATTCCGGAACAGACAGTCCTCTGAGAACAAACAAATCTATCGGGAAATCTCAATGCATGGAGCAGGACAGCAAGGTCAGATTTGTCTAATCTCAACTCGACTTTACATTCCTCTTCATCCCAATCATCCAAATCGAATTTGTCATACTTCCAATATGGAAATATTCCTCTTGATTAGTTTTCTTCGTAAAGAAGCGTAAATTCCTCATCATCAATGACATCGTCGAAATAAGACACCAGCAAAACGTCTCGAACACTTTGGAGGCCATAGCCTGCCGTCATGTTTACAAGTGCGCGTACGCGTCTCGTTTGTATTTCGCGCTAAAGCCAAAGTATGACGCAACGTCAGCTCCAGTACTCCCGTCCCCGATCACGGTCAAGCAGCCGCGTCTTCAGGTATCACGTCCTGTTGCTAAATCAGTCTAATTGTATCGCTAAATAACTATTATCGATAATTGTAAAGTGTAATTAAGCACATTAAGCGTTACGTCACTAAGACTAATTAACTAGTTCGCTGCTAAATGGTGAAGACGTACGGACGGATCAATTGATTTCGAACCGTACCAATgtattgtcaaccatacaataaaAAGGTTTGAATCACCGCATCGTACGCTCATCATTACACTAATGACTAAAGCATGTCTCACGAGGAAATGCATTGTCTGCGGATCCATTTCGTATGCAAATTTCCAGATAGTGGTTATGTCTCTGCAACATGACTTCTAAAACGAGTCGCACAACAAATTTTAGCGAACAAGAAAAACTGTTATTGGCCGAATTGGGGAAAGACTTTCCAGAAGTGGAAAGCAAAGGCTATGACAGCaagacgttgaaaaaaaaaggcaaagtcATGGGAGGAAATTTTAACTAGATTTAACTCCCAAATTCCTAATGGTATCAAACGCGACCTCAGTAAGCTTCAAGGATGCTGGAGGCGGCTAAAACTCCAGTCGAAAAAAGAGCATGACTTACATCGTcgagaaacaagaaaaactggTGGAGGAAAAGCTCCCGCCTCCCCAAGTGAAGCAAGCAAATTAGTCGCGGACGTACTCCCAGCCTCTATTAATCCTCTAGAGCAGGAATTTGATGATGATGCAGGAGGAGAACTTGATTTAAGGCGCGACAAAGACGAGAGGGAAGTTATTACATGTGAAGTGGACCCAAGTCTACTTGCTCACCTTGAAGCTATTGGCAAGaaaggagcggaaaaagtcACGAAAAAGGAGGATAATCAGAAGTACTGAAATTTTCAATCGcttctaaaaaaaagttttaaatgataaattattacatAATTGACAGTTATTGATCATCAGATGACATTACATTAACAGGTACAAACGCCAAAAAACAGAAACCCTTGATTTTTGTCCATGGCGAGGGACGAACACCAATAAAGATGAAGGTCCTAAAGTTTAAAGAGTGGAAGCTAATGCACCAATGCGATAACATGGGAATTGGTTTACCACCTGCATACGTCAATGAAGAGGAAGATTCTTAAAGCAACCTGTAGTTTGAACATGTTTGAACTTAGAAATATTCACGCCATGAAATGTAACCAtcataaatttcaaaagaaaagaatcaaaggataaattaaattaattacgttgaatgttttcattcgttttcttattttgttatcaatgaATCTTACATGCAATTTAATTCAATCATTAATCTTATTAAGCAAAGTATCGTGAAATAATGAGCTGGCGTTTAGCATTGCCACTTGCGTCTGCTGCAGCAACAATGTCAAATGGgacattttcatcttcaatgTCTTCATCAAAGTCTTGCTCTCGGTGTATAAGGGCGAAATTATGCAGTACTGCAGTGGCCACAATAATGACGAGGGTATTCGGTAAGGCGGTGCACAGTCCTAAGTGCAGACAGGGAAAACGTCGCTTTAGCAATCCAAAGCATCTCTCAATAACACACCTAGAACGCCTATGTGCAGTATTGTAGCGTACTTCTCCTGCATTCTTTGGCTTGAGGATTGGTGTCAATAAATATGCTCGACAGGCGTAGCCGCTGTCACCCAAAAGAATGCCACCAAGAACACCATCCCTTAATCTGTCTGCGATGATCCTGTTCTCGAAAATGCGCGAGTCGTGAGTAGATCCAGGCCAGCGGGCTACGATATTAGTAATAAAGGCATCGCTATCACAAACGGCTTGGATGTTGATGGAGTAAAATTGCTTGCGGTTAACAAATACCAtggcattttctttgtttggacATATGACTCTGACGTGGGTACAATCGATGGCCCCGATAACACCTGGAAAGTGTCCAACATCACAAAACTTCCTCTTGACATCAGCCAGGTTCCCCGGGATTGACAGGAATTGTCGTTTTTGCTTCGCAATAGCCCTGGAAACCTTGTGGATTACTCTGCATGCAGCAAATACAGAAACACCAAATAAATCGCCAATAACCCTCTGAAAAGTTCCTATCTCATAAAACCTTAAAGCAATTAGCACTTGCTGCATTGGTGTAAGTGGCAGCCCTCTCCTTGTTTGATGTTCGAGAtctttagccaaaatttttacGAGGTCACTGACCGAGTCCTTCCTAGGGCGAAAACGCAATCGAAAGGCTTCGTCGTAGTATTCCTCTAATGGGTTAAATCTATCCCTACGGTGCCGAACTCGTCGAACATGTGTATTACGTCGATTGACGTAGTTTCTTAACTGTTTGTAGCGCATAGGTCCCtccatttcaaaatggctgaccATGGAAACATCGTTAAACAGAGTTTAAACCTACCCTTGACCAGGGGTCAGTTCAATAAAGAAATTACACTTGTAGATTCTACAGTTGTAAAAAACGCATGTTAAAGTCTGACTTGTAAAtacaagaattcaataaaaaaaattcaaacactggAATTTACACGTGTACAAGCAGTCTTACTACAAGTGTTAATTACAATTGTAAATAGCACTGAGTGGATATGTAAACTACAAGTGCAAATTATTTCAGCTCGGTGCGGAAAATTTATTTCGTAGACCGCGTCGATTTTTTCCCTGTCGTTTCAGCATGTTGTCGAAATCCCAGAAATTGCTATAAGCGCAGCTTGTGAGGGATAACAAATCAGTTGTTTTGGCTCCATTTTCCTCGACTGTAACGAAAAAGGCGAAACAGGAGGCGTGGGAAAGCATCTTAAGACAACTGAATGGTGTTGGAGCGAACGTCGACAACATAAAAACCCTGAGAGATGTTATCTGGGCAAACATTCGCCGCGGTACTATAAAAAAAGTCAGTGACTCGAAAAAGACCGGTGCAGGAGGGAGTGAACTCACAGAGCTGGACGATACAGTCCTTGATATACTTGGAAGGGAGAGCGCAAACTTGGAGCCTGTGAAGGTTGAAGACACACCAATTGTGTTTGAGAGTGAAGAGGTTGTCTGCACTACACCTGAGACCGAAGGTGAGATAATTTAGAATAACCAGAAACAACATTTATAAATCAAATTGTCCTTCTTTCGTTTCTCTGCGAGCAAGTTGTCAATTTGAAGCTAGGTCAGGCGCGATTATCGCGTTcccaaatgaaaatgtttctttcttacTTTAATCGCAACTTAGCTTCGTTCAAACGCGATGAGTTTAAAGATGAGATTTTCATGTATCTACCAATCTTTTGTTCATTTAGATGCAAAAGCAAAGCATGAAAAAACCTTCAGCCAAACCAAAGGAAGCCAAAGAAGACAAGACATCAGTATTCCAAAAGCCTACCATCAAATCGAAGAAGGGGCTGAAAAAGGCCACTGTCAGTTCCACAGCAGAATTAGAAGAAGACATATTACGaattaggaaaagaaaactacttTTAGAGTGTTCATAGTTGTCCTTGGAGattaaaatattgaagaaagaTTTCGAGGCGATGGattaatagaaataatttgactgTTAAGTTTGAGAATTGCGTAAGTGCAATCAAGAGAATGAAAGCTAATAATGTCAATAATTTACAGAATTGTATCACTTTGTGAGAAAGTAATCACGCcgttaataaaaacaattagtCTTAGAAGGTTGGTGGTTTGCAatcatttgtttaattattaGAGGGAGGGCAACGGACAAGAggatatcaataattattgaaaTGACTTCAATGACATAGCTCATACCATGGTTTAATGAATTCAATGACAGCTTctgttctttttcaatttcatatttGGGCTAGGGGATCGTCCTAAGCATATCATTATAGttttataaatacaatatctgCAAATAATGAAGATCGAATAAGAAATGTAAACTAAATGTTTTTAAGGCCTTTAACAATTTGATTTCACATCGATCGACATTTGTCTCactttaattcaaagaaaatgcGCCAAGAGCTCTTGTCATCTGTCCTCCTGCCCCTCGTCTTGCTCGGCAGACTCCCCTTCATCAATTTCCAGATCTTCATCATCCAAAAGATCAGCACCATCATCGTTAAATAGTATGCAAATGTTGTGTAGTATGGCTGCACACTGGATAAGTTCAGCAGCTCGTTCCATACTTCTGACTCTTAAGCCTGTTTGTAGAgtgtagaatctttttttttataacaccaTTGGCTCTCTCTATGGTGCTTCTGGTTTTCTTGTGCGCCTCATTAAACCTGAGGCAAGCACCTTCTACATCTCCCCTGAAAAGAGGAATCAGCCAGCTGTTGCACGAGTAGGCAGAGTCGCCTAGAATTACTGCTCCAGGGAATGGCCTCTgagcattttcttcaaatgcaGTCCACAGAGTACTCTCTTTGAGAACCCGCGAGTCATGCCATCTCCCAGGACATCGGCTGCTACAGAAATATATTGAGTAATCTGGGCCGCAAACCATGGCCACATTGAGGGATTTCGTATGATGCAGATTCACGTATGCATCTTCATCACCAGCCGGGGGATTTACCAGAACATGGGTTCCATCCACGCAACCAGCAACACAAGGAAACCCAGCTATATCATGAAACTTTGAAGCGATTCGAAGGGGCTGCTTGGGCCAACAAACAAGTTCTCGCTGTAAACTTAGTATTGCCGGCGTAACGCGGTCTATGACATTCCAAACCGTTGATGTTGAAATTCCATGGCACGAATGCATCACATGGTAAAACGAGTTTGTACCAAGGAAGTGGAGAAATACTAACAATTGTTGTCTCGCCGTCAACGCTCTGTTGTGCCGTGTTCTGTGTTCCAATTGCGGACCCACTGCTGCCAGTAAATGTTCGAATGCATCGACTGGGAGACGAAACTTCTGTCGAAATACGCGTGGATTTTCTACGTCTAAAAGCCGTCTTTCCTCAAAATTCCTCGGCTGTCGTCTTATTCTATTTCTCAAAAGTTCATCTATTTCTTCTTCACTCGAAGATGACCTGCTATCTCTTTAAATGAGGCCGACAACAATTTGCTCTCGAAGTTTACAAGTGACTTATGACTTGTAATTTGCTCTTGTATTTTACAAGTGGACCGCAGGCCAAAAACAAGTTGGACTCCTGTAAAACGTTTTATTGAACTGACCTAATTTCACATTCTACACGTGTAGCTCTACACCTGTAACTACAAGTCGGACACTCGTAACTTTGGCTTGTAAAGACAGTTATTGAATTGGATATTTTGCGCACTTGTAAAAGCAACGGTCCAACGTGTAAAATATAAGTGTAAAAGTTTTATTGAATTGACCCCAGGTCTAACTTACTATTGTTCTTTAGTCGGTGTTTAGACATTGTCTAAACACTGTTATGGAAAAACAACGTTAAAATGATCGGTACTCATGGTTTAAATACGGTTTAGATGGTAACTTTCATAAACGTTGTCTAAACTTCGTTTAAATAATCAGCCCTGTGTTTTTTTGGGTATagtgttattatgttaaatattgtttacgcaattgtcttgtcacaggcggcccaagctcacgtctcgagaaaaagccaacgattaattcatgaacgcgtcacgcgttgtatgactcggtgttaagttacgagaggaactgcacgttatagggaatagtatagggaacgaaggatggtcgatttacaacgatacatgtttcaaaatatgaacatttttctcgtaaaatcaataaaacttactcataccctgtgcatccgttgtattttctggcgatttctgccgttttaagcttgctctaccatcactgttattcacgtcatctacttttattacgttggtaaaatctgtacaaacatcacaccaaccaactcgcgcgcaaagtaagaagactatattgaaggcttgaaataatattgcgatcgattttcatcaagaaatgggccaggaatattccacaatagtaaCCAAATAACCAATATGAAGGCGGATCGaagaaaagcgattgcgtgacgctcggtaagctgtaagatgacatgttattatgtaccagacgtaaaaactcttcagattcttagtctgcattttgttcccactctgcagtctgcagtctatattttgtatccagtctgcagtctgcattttgtagtaACAGGTACCGTGGCACCaacacagtttatttttggtgacatttattcacacaacacacataatctaccacaaaatacctgtgtgtgaggtaattcgacattttcgttcttttctgCGTTAAtactctttccttttgtaagaatgtagaccacttacaatgtttcaagtaatccacccaccctacaaaaaataactcttgcatgcagaGCATGCctgtgttttgaaataggtgtatgcccttagccagacttgagctcactatttcagtcTACTACACCcatagtatcactacacttgattccaaggatccagtaccatccaggtatcccagtaaccctgctcacagggtctagttttggTTAAGCGCTGAGGGGATTTCTTGACACGCACCTGACACCGACATTTCCCACGCTTTTCATGCATAACCATACCAGCAAACTTTTCGTAAAGATGAGCGATGTGTTTGTTCTTTACAGCAATATTCTAATAAAGAATGTAACTTTTCTGCTCGAAACAAGAACGCTAGCTCTAGTTTTTATTGTAAAGAATTGTTCTAGTAGCACAAAAGAGCACTTGTATGGTTGTTTTAAAGCCTTCCGAGAAGGAGTAGAGGAAGACGGTAAATATTGTTTGGCTCGCGTTGGATTGTTCGACGAGCGCGGAGAAGATCTCACAATTTGTCCCGAGCACAGGAACGAATTTGGCTTGGGATGGCGGCCAAGTAAAGTTTGTAAATATCCTGAGCATCAGAGCAAATAGAAACCGTACAAAGGGATATCCAGGGAGATGTCGAGAAAAATATACTAACACTTCGATGTGCTTTGAGACTGGACAAGGTGACTCATTGTAATTATGTTGTGCCGGAATACCGGCTACATTTTTGAATGAACACAGCATGAGATAAAATATAAGTTTTATCATGCTTCCGagttaaaatagttttattctTTTGGTTTTCTGGGGATATGTAGGAATGTTTATCTAATTACAGCGAGACTGTGCGCTGCTCCGAGGAGACAACTAGTGATATACAGGTAAAATActgtgaaattaaaatattggtGCTTTTCTAAACCGGTAGTCATCCCAATAAATTTAGTTTTAGGCTTTTATGTAACTATGAGGCAACATTTATAGGGGACTCCTACTGCCGAGCGTTCTGAAAAACACCAGGGGCAGGATATACCCCCAAAGAGATCCGCAAGAGTGCAAGTGAGTATTTTAACTGCTGCACCCGCAAcaatagggactttaagataTGGTACGGCTAGGCTGTAGTACGGCGGAGTTTACCGGAAAAGACTGGGGTGAGTACGCCGTACCTTCGCGCcaattttaaacattaagtTCGCGGCTTCCCAATACGGGTACGTATTCAGCATCTATCTCTGTGAACTCGATTTTTCTTCTGAAAATGAGCTCATTTAAACAGGTTCAAGACGATTTGCTCATATGCTACTGCGAGAATATAATCTCCGATGAAGAATATTTTATCTTAAGCGACTTATACCGGCCAAACAACTTAGATTTACCTTACGACGAGTACCCTTTGTTTGATCTCGAAAGCATATCAAATGATGAGTGTATAACCGAATTTCGCTTTGAGAAATCTCATTTGCCACTGCTTGCCGACGTGCTTCAAATTCCACCCATGTTCAAGTGTCCACAAGGGAGTGTAGCTGATGGTATGGAAGCCTTGTGCAtgcttttaaaaaggttgaGTTATCCTTGTCGATACGCGGACATGGTCCATATATTTGGTCGTCCCATACCGGTTCTTAGCATGGTAACAAACCAAGTCCTTGATTTCATATATGATACACATGGGCGGCGTTTTCTTTAGTGGAATCACGATCTTCTTAACCCAAGATCATTGGAAGAGTACACCTATGCTGTATCTAGAAAAGGGGCTCCACTTGACAACTGCTTTGGCTTTGTTGATGGAACTGTCAGACCAATTACACGACCCGGAGAAAACCAGAGGGTTCTCTATAATGGTCACAAACGTGTCCATGCCATCAAGTTTCAATCTGTCGCACTTCCTAATGGCCTTATTGCGAATATGTTTGGACCGGTCGGTAAGTACGATTTGACTTTTTGCCAATAAAGTTAATTCGTGGAACAAAAGCCCACATTTCTGaagctttttatttgtttgtctctttcAGAGGGAAGGAAGCACGATGCAGGAATGTTAGCCGACTCTAACCTTCTTGCCAATCTACAAGCGTTTGCATTTTCACGAGTTGGCGATCCACTATGTATTTATGGAGACCCCGCCTAT
This region of Pocillopora verrucosa isolate sample1 chromosome 3, ASM3666991v2, whole genome shotgun sequence genomic DNA includes:
- the LOC136279922 gene encoding uncharacterized protein gives rise to the protein MPGKCLFSDRWLENSSYKLWLERDADKFKAKCRVCMKAFDVSNMGESALKSHEKGKKHIHLIEKQQRNTTGDIRNLFSNSSFAAPRTATESNNSTLTVSSSAASTTAGMSGFVTRNDTLTAEIWWALKVNSSHYSYNSCTDINFLVQQMFPDSDIAKKFTCGEKKASYLSCFGIAPCFKSLLKEKVKSSKGYVLLFDESLNHELQKKQMDFHVRIWNHDKVETRYYDSQFLGHSSAEDMLQKFHSCKEDLSCRNLIQLSMDGPKVNWKFYEMVEQELKSDFSCTLLNTGSCGIHVVHGAFKDGCDAAGWTVQKTLSSLYWLFKDSPARREDYIRITGSSVFPLKFCQHRWLENVSVAERALEVWPHIVKYINAVKAKKVTDPKSKSYETISSSCCDPLMPAKIAFFSSVAKQINPFLTAFQTDKPMLPFMSISLYTLLKSLLNRFIKGELVTEATSPLKILRLKPTDKEQQLDYQKVDVGFVAQHMLKEKSGKLSERQVLQFRMECKDFLAKTASKLLDKTPINYRLVRSMSCLDPRLMASEKEGCVKKMKRVLEILVEAHRLKADECDEVIYQFGQFLDECAGNPDFEDFDPSESSLRVDTLLYEHMAGNKQLAKAWGVVELLLLMSHGQATVERGFSVNKEVAVENLSERSFIAQRIIHDHIESVGGLANVKISKQLLMASAGARQKYISYLEEQKRIKVSQENTLKRKAAMDGIDVLKKKKRQIETDIEALLKTADEFADRAEDSRNLTWVAKSNSLRRSAKEKRAVLKDIEEQLEGKLQELKNN
- the LOC131786527 gene encoding putative nuclease HARBI1, which gives rise to MEGPMRYKQLRNYVNRRNTHVRRVRHRRDRFNPLEEYYDEAFRLRFRPRKDSVSDLVKILAKDLEHQTRRGLPLTPMQQVLIALRFYEIGTFQRVIGDLFGVSVFAACRVIHKVSRAIAKQKRQFLSIPGNLADVKRKFCDVGHFPGVIGAIDCTHVRVICPNKENAMVFVNRKQFYSINIQAVCDSDAFITNIVARWPGSTHDSRIFENRIIADRLRDGVLGGILLGDSGYACRAYLLTPILKPKNAGEVRYNTAHRRSRCVIERCFGLLKRRFPCLHLGLCTALPNTLVIIVATAVLHNFALIHREQDFDEDIEDENVPFDIVAAADASGNAKRQLIISRYFA
- the LOC131786526 gene encoding putative nuclease HARBI1; this encodes MHSCHGISTSTVWNVIDRVTPAILSLQRELVCWPKQPLRIASKFHDIAGFPCVAGCVDGTHVLVNPPAGDEDAYVNLHHTKSLNVAMVCGPDYSIYFCSSRCPGRWHDSRVLKESTLWTAFEENAQRPFPGAVILGDSAYSCNSWLIPLFRGDVEGLRVRSMERAAELIQCAAILHNICILFNDDGADLLDDEDLEIDEGESAEQDEGQEDR